From one Flavobacterium sp. N502536 genomic stretch:
- a CDS encoding non-ribosomal peptide synthetase: protein MGYELFTKLKKLKVTVKVINNNLDVKAPKGVLNEALLNEIKSKKEELIELVNKYAKDQDHENNSIPAAPKSEHYPLSSSQLRLWVLSQIDKANFSYNIPGIQVIDEALDAVAFMLAIRDLIHRHEVLRTVFKAVEEEEVRQFVIAPEDFEFPFQQIDVDSDEDKLNEILIGVNNTIFDLEKGPLFKGVLIKITDTKFVFAYNMHHIISDGWSIGIMIKELLKNYDARRKGETALSTPLQIQYKDYAVWQQKQLAAEVFNKEKNYWLTNLEGELPVLSHFGDHPRPAIMSYNGNVIQQDIPAALYQKLKSFCKEGEGTLFTGCLSLINVLLHKYTAQEDFIVGSPVSGRTHKDMADQIGFYVNTLALRTQFGPANSFEEIFQKNKSITLNAIENQNYPFDELVNHLNLKRDLSRSALFDVMIDIQNEYQNEEENAALSYNDLLNGGVSKYDLTFTFIEKAGALTVELEYNTDIFTGATALDFLKDLENTLAAVVQNPAEEIGFLPLKVSRKAAPSQIQSSEVTISDEEITYTYPSTPLEKALAGLWEEVLGISHISMEDNFFDLGGHSLKASKLISKIHKEFRVKLQLKDLFIHTSLAGQYELIAKEQQVDYKEIPVLEKQNGYPLSVMQRRLWILSQQQEANIAYNMSGAYVFEGELDINALETAFLQLIERHEILRTSFKENDQKEVLQYVIAPEDTFFTIKNIDLSNTDESVLEKHLFEDLSAPFDLSAGTLLKASIYKQSEKRWVFSTVIHHIISDAWSIEIIVKELLQLYNSLVTGVPSELSELPIQYKDYSSWQLTELSGFRLELHKAYWLEQFKGDLPTLDLSGGKQRPFIKTYNGGVHHTLISETLTNKFKELLKTQEATLFMGLLSAVNVLFYHYTHQEDIVIGSPIAGRDHADLENQIGFYVNTLALRTNFSKEDSFNDIVSNVKKVVLGAHEHQLYPFDDLVSSLNIPRDMSRNPLFDVQVIVQNQQGSGSKGMENLSVNEYQGKLPDSSVFDLVFNFTEAPQGLATSIIYNSDVFDSQRIEQFGNHLEQLLTAVLENTNQPILELKWLLKEEQQHLLQFNAETFSYDQSKTVVEMIKEQTEKNPEATAISFEGKQLSYLELNERSNQLAHFLLEEYQLKSNDFVGIMLDRSESVFIGILAILKAGAAYVPIDPDYPVSRKEYILKDTNVKVLLTQSDYLFDLSYYEGGIFAMDVQLDSLTNPVTTPETTVLPEHLAYIIYTSGSTGNPKGVMVTHGNLQHSLAPRSNTYSPIKSFLLLSSVAFDSSVAGIFSTLTTGGTLCITSTSDIANVNFIADLIATEKVSHLLTVPSYYKLLLKALSDKEASLEQVTVAGETCPISLIEEHFNSPIGKSGCDLFNEYGPTECSVWSSVHKYEEGKPVTATIGKPIANTHIYILNEKEELVPLGVIGELHIGGNGVTKGYLNNPELTQQKFVKDPFNPAGLMYKTGDLGRWNSAGEIEFLGRKDNQVKVRGYRIELGEIQYAVEQYQFVEAAVILTKENKAGDNELYAYLLADETLNLSDLKNYLKNIVPAYAVPAHFVTVAAFPQTPNGKIDTKALLEIGDAESRIGEEYVAPQTEQEITLVKIWETVLDKKKIGVKDRFFDLGGDSIKVLKIVNGIYNEMQLEITISDVYTNDCIAQLSDFITNNRTSIAVKKAAVAGVKDQARQSMDWIRNSVLESLNESEADRVEDVYPMSDIQKGMIYESLKYEGASVYHDQMINSRQFQDFDITVFRQAMQLMTEKHEILRTAFNLHDYDQEVQIVYKQVELPVFYQHLSHLGSLKEQEKVIADFLQSELLNPFDVSQAPLFRMAAFNIGNDTIVFVSQCHHAIIDGWSDSLLLTEINNVYLKLIDTPSFKPAKLRSSHKDYILYQLEDKRKEEITTFWSNELNDYNRVNLFTEKEVEDFKLFGFEKETLSKIDALKTAYGIRLKELALSALIYTIKLYTYGNDITIGLVVNTRPALPDSDEMLGCFLNTIPFRLEVDRTISGENLLLLVKQKLVEVSNFSDMSLANIAAVNNEIKGTNNPFFDIIFNYVDFYSYDALEEQLKEQKASNLGNQELVLNGKGATNTYLDFTVNNTNNAALFDFAQTRELINKIELSEIESVYKKVFKHLVEHPEVSLKELDHLSNSEKESYLTQNEGKSIAENNKQTVLELFAEQVALNPHYPALYHNGLNISYAELDQKSNQLGHYLRKQGIGNEDFVAILIDRSVEMLISIFGIIKAGAAYVPLDEGYPQQRIDFILKDTAAKALLSKQAVLENFSQESFPRTIVMDKEWDSIAEESTAKTDANLTPNSLIYSIYTSGTTGNPKGVFIEHKGVVNLAKSLIKRYNIQKEEKILAFSNYVFDASVEQIFVALASGATLVLCDKEDLLDNEKFAELLMQKEITHIDVTPTYLENVIPNKYHLNRVVVGGEECSINLARKWAAHTDFYNSYGPTETTVSSTIYAYDKENDKELNRLPIGSPIENTAIYILDSASQLVKTGVVGEMFIGGIGVSRGYINQETLTKERFVPNPFAKGETLYKTGDLCCWLPDGNIQFFGRADDQVKIRGYRIELGEIENAFLQQKITTSVAVLAKTNKLGEKEVVAYLVPDEHFDVRNIRTKLKSVLPYFMIPSYFIPVEEIPLTKSRKVDRNKLLAIEIHKTDVIRSLVAPENETENTILQIWQDILEKKEISVLDNFFEIGGYSLKAIKLQSMLRRKLGLEISIKDLYNAPTIRELAQGKKTAASALIDLHVGNHPNTIYFIPPILGNSILYHPLAKALSSHFNSIGLQYKGLEPQEKFCQSIEEMAGYFSEEIKKRQSNQPFVILGYSMGAAIAFEVVKELEKQYDAIELVLVDRPISIIGLQDNEEDIDAQADWLLKEYQKITGLSTDQKASVLSFLKNNLLLDNQYSLQGKISSAIHVLESGENELRSNMHNWKEYTTGELTHHYLSGTHWEAFSEKNFDKYVEIFKNSIQKTSIETN, encoded by the coding sequence ATGGGCTACGAATTATTTACAAAGCTGAAAAAACTTAAAGTTACCGTAAAAGTAATCAACAATAATCTTGATGTTAAAGCTCCAAAAGGCGTTTTAAATGAAGCACTACTAAATGAAATTAAATCAAAAAAGGAAGAATTAATTGAGCTGGTTAATAAATATGCGAAAGATCAGGATCATGAAAACAATTCTATTCCCGCTGCGCCCAAAAGTGAACATTACCCGTTATCTTCTTCTCAGCTCAGGCTGTGGGTACTAAGCCAGATTGATAAAGCAAATTTCTCTTATAATATTCCCGGGATTCAGGTTATTGATGAAGCATTGGATGCTGTTGCTTTTATGTTGGCTATTCGTGATTTGATTCATCGTCACGAGGTTTTAAGAACCGTTTTCAAGGCAGTAGAAGAGGAAGAAGTCCGACAGTTTGTAATCGCTCCCGAAGATTTTGAATTCCCTTTTCAGCAAATCGACGTCGATAGTGATGAGGATAAACTAAATGAAATACTGATTGGGGTAAACAACACCATTTTTGATCTTGAAAAAGGGCCGTTATTCAAAGGAGTTCTTATAAAAATTACCGACACCAAATTTGTGTTTGCCTACAACATGCACCATATTATCAGCGATGGCTGGTCTATTGGGATCATGATTAAGGAACTGCTTAAAAACTATGACGCCAGAAGAAAGGGCGAAACAGCTTTGAGCACCCCTTTACAAATTCAGTACAAAGACTATGCTGTATGGCAGCAAAAACAATTAGCAGCTGAGGTTTTTAATAAAGAAAAAAATTACTGGCTGACAAATCTTGAAGGCGAGCTGCCTGTTCTTTCTCATTTTGGAGACCACCCGCGTCCAGCGATTATGAGTTATAACGGAAATGTCATCCAACAGGATATACCGGCTGCTTTATACCAAAAATTAAAATCCTTTTGTAAAGAAGGAGAGGGAACTTTGTTTACAGGTTGTCTCAGTTTGATAAATGTACTATTGCATAAATATACCGCACAGGAGGATTTTATCGTAGGAAGTCCGGTATCGGGCAGAACACACAAAGATATGGCCGACCAGATTGGGTTTTATGTCAACACGCTGGCACTTAGAACACAGTTTGGACCAGCGAATTCTTTTGAAGAGATTTTTCAGAAAAATAAAAGCATAACATTAAACGCAATTGAAAATCAGAATTATCCTTTTGATGAATTAGTGAATCATCTGAACCTGAAGAGAGACCTTAGTCGTAGTGCGTTATTTGATGTGATGATTGACATTCAGAATGAATATCAGAACGAAGAGGAGAATGCAGCGTTGTCGTATAATGATTTGCTGAACGGAGGAGTGAGTAAATACGATTTAACCTTCACCTTTATAGAAAAAGCAGGAGCATTAACGGTTGAATTAGAATACAACACCGATATTTTTACCGGAGCAACAGCTTTGGATTTTCTAAAAGATTTAGAAAACACTTTGGCGGCAGTGGTTCAGAATCCTGCTGAAGAAATTGGTTTTCTTCCATTGAAAGTGAGCAGAAAAGCAGCACCTTCTCAAATACAATCCTCTGAGGTAACGATTTCAGATGAGGAGATCACCTACACCTATCCTTCAACTCCGCTTGAAAAAGCATTAGCCGGATTGTGGGAAGAGGTTTTAGGAATCTCACACATCAGCATGGAAGACAATTTCTTCGATTTGGGTGGACACAGTTTAAAAGCTTCCAAACTCATTAGTAAAATCCATAAAGAATTCCGTGTAAAACTTCAGCTAAAAGACCTGTTTATCCACACCAGTTTAGCGGGGCAATACGAGCTGATCGCCAAAGAACAACAGGTGGATTATAAAGAAATTCCGGTATTGGAGAAACAAAATGGGTACCCGCTTTCGGTGATGCAGCGTCGTTTGTGGATCTTGAGTCAGCAGCAGGAGGCCAATATTGCTTACAACATGTCGGGAGCTTATGTTTTTGAAGGAGAACTCGATATAAATGCTTTAGAAACTGCGTTTTTGCAGTTAATCGAACGTCATGAAATTTTACGTACCAGTTTTAAAGAAAACGATCAAAAAGAAGTACTGCAGTATGTCATCGCACCCGAAGACACCTTTTTTACGATTAAAAATATAGACCTGAGCAACACAGACGAATCGGTACTCGAAAAGCATCTGTTCGAAGACTTGTCGGCTCCTTTTGATTTGTCTGCAGGGACATTGTTAAAAGCCAGTATCTACAAACAATCCGAAAAGCGTTGGGTATTTAGCACTGTAATCCACCACATCATTAGCGATGCCTGGTCGATCGAAATAATTGTAAAGGAGTTGTTACAGCTCTACAACAGCCTTGTAACCGGGGTTCCGTCAGAATTAAGTGAGTTGCCGATTCAATACAAAGACTATTCGTCCTGGCAGCTTACAGAGCTTAGTGGTTTCAGATTGGAACTGCATAAAGCCTATTGGCTCGAACAGTTTAAAGGCGATTTACCTACTTTAGATTTATCAGGAGGAAAACAGCGTCCGTTTATAAAAACATACAATGGGGGAGTACACCATACCTTAATTTCTGAAACGCTGACAAACAAATTTAAGGAACTTCTGAAAACACAGGAAGCCACCTTATTTATGGGATTGTTAAGTGCCGTTAATGTTTTATTTTACCACTACACCCATCAGGAAGATATTGTAATTGGAAGTCCTATTGCGGGCAGAGACCACGCCGATTTAGAAAATCAAATTGGTTTTTACGTGAACACTTTAGCCCTAAGAACGAATTTTTCGAAAGAAGACAGTTTTAATGACATCGTATCCAATGTAAAAAAAGTGGTTCTCGGAGCACACGAACACCAGTTGTATCCTTTTGATGACCTCGTTTCGTCTTTAAATATTCCGAGGGATATGAGCCGTAATCCGTTGTTTGATGTGCAGGTTATTGTTCAAAACCAACAAGGATCTGGTTCCAAAGGGATGGAGAATTTATCGGTAAACGAATATCAGGGAAAATTACCGGATTCGAGTGTATTCGATTTGGTTTTTAACTTTACAGAAGCACCTCAGGGCTTAGCCACCAGCATTATTTACAACAGCGATGTATTTGATTCCCAAAGAATAGAACAATTCGGAAATCATCTGGAACAGTTATTAACAGCAGTATTAGAAAATACTAACCAGCCGATACTGGAATTAAAATGGTTATTAAAAGAAGAACAACAGCATTTGCTTCAATTTAATGCAGAAACTTTTAGCTATGACCAATCGAAGACCGTTGTAGAAATGATAAAAGAGCAGACAGAAAAAAATCCGGAAGCCACAGCAATATCTTTTGAAGGAAAACAATTAAGTTACCTTGAACTGAATGAGCGTTCCAATCAGCTGGCCCATTTTTTACTGGAAGAATATCAACTGAAGTCAAATGATTTTGTTGGAATTATGCTCGATCGTTCCGAATCTGTATTTATTGGAATTTTAGCAATATTAAAAGCAGGAGCCGCTTACGTGCCTATAGATCCTGATTACCCGGTTTCCCGAAAAGAGTACATCCTCAAAGACACCAATGTAAAAGTATTGCTCACCCAATCCGATTATTTATTTGACCTGTCCTATTATGAGGGGGGAATATTTGCAATGGATGTACAGCTGGACAGCTTGACCAATCCGGTAACGACTCCTGAAACAACTGTTTTACCGGAGCATTTGGCTTACATCATTTACACTTCGGGTTCTACAGGAAATCCAAAAGGAGTTATGGTAACACACGGTAACTTGCAGCATTCGTTGGCCCCAAGAAGCAACACCTATTCGCCAATAAAAAGCTTCTTATTACTGTCCTCTGTCGCGTTTGACAGTTCAGTAGCGGGAATCTTCAGCACATTGACCACCGGAGGTACATTGTGTATCACGAGTACTTCGGACATTGCCAATGTAAATTTCATCGCCGACCTTATCGCAACCGAAAAAGTAAGCCATTTATTGACGGTTCCTTCTTACTATAAATTGTTATTGAAAGCCTTGTCAGACAAAGAAGCTTCTTTAGAGCAAGTTACCGTAGCCGGTGAAACCTGCCCGATAAGTTTGATCGAAGAGCATTTTAACAGCCCTATAGGAAAATCGGGTTGCGATTTGTTTAACGAGTACGGTCCAACGGAATGCTCGGTTTGGAGTAGCGTTCACAAATATGAAGAAGGAAAACCGGTAACAGCGACGATCGGAAAACCAATTGCCAACACCCATATTTATATTTTAAATGAAAAAGAAGAACTGGTACCGCTTGGTGTTATTGGCGAATTACACATTGGAGGGAATGGAGTTACCAAAGGATATTTAAACAATCCTGAACTGACTCAGCAAAAATTTGTAAAAGACCCATTTAACCCAGCTGGTTTGATGTATAAAACAGGCGATTTGGGCAGATGGAATTCAGCCGGAGAGATCGAATTTTTAGGTCGAAAAGACAATCAGGTAAAAGTAAGAGGATATCGTATCGAATTGGGCGAAATACAATATGCTGTTGAACAGTACCAGTTTGTAGAAGCTGCAGTTATTTTAACAAAAGAAAATAAAGCAGGTGATAACGAACTGTACGCTTATTTGTTAGCCGATGAAACCTTAAACCTTTCAGATCTCAAAAACTATTTAAAAAATATAGTACCGGCTTATGCTGTACCGGCTCATTTTGTTACAGTTGCTGCATTTCCACAAACACCAAATGGAAAAATAGATACTAAGGCTTTACTCGAAATTGGAGATGCCGAAAGCAGAATCGGAGAAGAATATGTAGCGCCGCAAACCGAACAGGAGATAACCTTAGTAAAGATCTGGGAAACCGTTCTGGACAAAAAGAAAATAGGCGTAAAAGATCGCTTTTTTGATTTAGGAGGCGACTCGATCAAAGTACTAAAGATTGTCAATGGCATTTACAACGAAATGCAATTAGAAATTACCATTTCCGACGTTTATACTAACGATTGCATTGCTCAGTTATCGGATTTTATAACAAATAACAGAACATCAATTGCCGTAAAAAAAGCAGCAGTTGCAGGAGTAAAAGATCAGGCCAGACAATCGATGGATTGGATCAGAAACAGCGTTTTAGAATCTTTAAACGAAAGTGAGGCTGATAGAGTAGAAGACGTTTACCCAATGAGTGATATTCAGAAAGGAATGATCTACGAGTCGTTGAAATACGAAGGAGCAAGCGTGTATCACGATCAAATGATTAACTCCAGACAATTTCAGGATTTTGACATTACGGTTTTCAGACAGGCGATGCAATTGATGACCGAAAAGCATGAAATTCTTAGAACGGCATTTAATTTACACGATTACGATCAGGAAGTTCAAATCGTATACAAACAGGTTGAACTGCCTGTTTTTTATCAGCATTTGTCGCATTTGGGATCTTTAAAAGAACAGGAAAAAGTCATTGCAGACTTCCTTCAGTCAGAACTGCTGAACCCATTTGATGTAAGCCAGGCACCATTGTTTAGAATGGCTGCTTTTAATATAGGCAACGACACCATTGTTTTTGTTTCTCAATGTCATCATGCGATTATAGACGGCTGGAGCGATTCGTTATTATTGACCGAGATTAATAATGTGTACCTTAAACTAATCGATACCCCTTCGTTTAAACCGGCTAAATTAAGATCGAGCCACAAAGATTATATTCTTTATCAGCTCGAAGACAAACGAAAAGAAGAGATTACCACATTTTGGTCGAATGAATTAAACGACTATAACAGGGTGAACTTATTTACCGAAAAAGAAGTAGAAGATTTTAAACTGTTTGGTTTTGAGAAAGAAACGTTATCAAAGATCGATGCTTTAAAAACAGCCTATGGCATCCGATTAAAAGAGCTGGCTTTGAGCGCTTTAATTTACACCATAAAACTATACACCTATGGCAATGATATCACAATTGGTTTAGTCGTAAACACCAGACCCGCTCTGCCGGATTCCGATGAAATGTTAGGCTGTTTTCTAAATACGATCCCTTTCAGACTGGAAGTGGACAGAACCATAAGCGGCGAAAATTTACTGTTGTTAGTAAAGCAAAAACTTGTTGAAGTAAGTAATTTTTCCGATATGAGTTTGGCCAATATCGCTGCGGTGAACAATGAAATTAAAGGTACGAACAACCCATTCTTTGATATCATCTTCAATTATGTCGACTTTTACTCTTATGATGCTTTAGAAGAACAGCTGAAGGAGCAAAAAGCATCGAATTTAGGCAATCAGGAATTGGTATTAAACGGAAAAGGAGCGACCAATACCTATCTTGATTTTACCGTTAACAATACCAATAATGCAGCCTTATTTGATTTTGCCCAAACCAGAGAACTGATCAATAAAATTGAACTGTCTGAAATCGAGTCGGTTTACAAAAAAGTTTTCAAACACCTTGTGGAGCATCCGGAAGTCTCTTTAAAAGAACTGGATCACTTATCCAATTCGGAAAAAGAAAGCTATTTAACTCAAAACGAGGGTAAATCAATAGCCGAAAACAACAAGCAAACCGTATTAGAATTGTTTGCGGAGCAGGTAGCGCTAAATCCTCATTATCCGGCATTGTACCATAATGGTCTAAACATTAGTTATGCAGAACTCGATCAAAAGTCAAATCAGCTAGGACATTATCTAAGAAAACAAGGAATAGGTAATGAAGATTTTGTAGCGATATTAATTGATCGTTCTGTCGAAATGCTCATTTCAATTTTTGGGATCATAAAAGCCGGAGCAGCCTACGTTCCTTTAGACGAGGGGTATCCACAGCAAAGAATTGATTTTATCTTAAAAGATACAGCAGCCAAAGCCCTGCTTTCCAAACAGGCTGTTTTAGAAAACTTTTCTCAGGAATCTTTTCCAAGAACTATTGTAATGGATAAAGAATGGGACAGCATTGCCGAAGAAAGTACAGCGAAAACCGACGCCAATCTTACGCCAAACTCTTTAATATACAGTATTTACACCTCCGGAACAACTGGAAATCCAAAAGGAGTTTTTATCGAACATAAAGGAGTGGTCAATCTTGCAAAATCATTAATCAAAAGATATAACATACAGAAAGAAGAGAAGATTTTAGCTTTTTCCAATTATGTCTTTGATGCTTCGGTAGAACAAATTTTTGTGGCATTGGCAAGCGGAGCCACTTTGGTGTTATGTGATAAAGAAGACCTGTTGGACAATGAAAAATTTGCAGAGCTTTTGATGCAAAAAGAAATTACACATATCGATGTAACACCAACGTATCTGGAAAATGTAATCCCTAATAAGTACCATTTAAACAGAGTTGTGGTTGGAGGTGAAGAATGTTCCATAAACCTAGCCAGAAAATGGGCCGCTCACACTGACTTCTACAACTCTTATGGGCCTACCGAAACCACCGTGTCTTCGACTATTTATGCCTACGACAAAGAGAACGATAAAGAGCTGAACCGTCTGCCAATCGGAAGTCCGATTGAGAACACAGCCATTTACATTTTAGACAGCGCTTCGCAATTAGTAAAAACAGGAGTTGTTGGTGAAATGTTTATCGGAGGAATAGGCGTTTCGAGAGGATACATCAATCAGGAAACACTCACCAAAGAACGTTTTGTTCCTAATCCTTTTGCAAAAGGGGAGACTTTATACAAGACAGGTGATTTATGCTGCTGGCTGCCGGATGGTAACATTCAGTTTTTTGGCAGAGCCGACGATCAGGTAAAAATTAGAGGTTACCGAATTGAATTGGGCGAAATTGAAAATGCATTTCTTCAGCAAAAAATAACAACTTCGGTTGCGGTACTGGCTAAGACAAACAAATTAGGAGAAAAAGAAGTCGTGGCGTATCTGGTTCCGGACGAACATTTTGACGTAAGAAACATCAGAACCAAACTAAAAAGTGTTTTGCCTTACTTCATGATCCCGTCGTATTTTATTCCTGTAGAAGAAATTCCGCTCACAAAAAGCAGAAAAGTAGACCGAAACAAATTGTTAGCCATAGAAATACACAAAACGGATGTTATCAGATCGCTTGTTGCTCCGGAAAACGAAACCGAAAACACAATCCTTCAGATCTGGCAGGACATTTTAGAAAAAAAGGAAATCAGTGTGCTGGACAACTTTTTTGAAATTGGCGGATACAGCCTTAAAGCGATTAAGCTACAGTCTATGTTAAGAAGAAAACTAGGGTTGGAAATTTCGATCAAAGACCTTTACAATGCGCCAACCATCAGAGAACTGGCTCAGGGTAAAAAAACAGCAGCGTCTGCATTGATCGATTTACACGTGGGCAATCATCCAAACACCATTTATTTTATACCACCAATTCTGGGTAATTCGATTTTGTATCATCCTTTGGCAAAAGCACTAAGCAGCCATTTTAACTCAATAGGACTGCAATACAAAGGATTGGAACCTCAGGAAAAATTTTGCCAGTCTATTGAAGAAATGGCCGGCTATTTCAGCGAAGAAATTAAAAAACGTCAGAGCAATCAGCCGTTTGTGATTCTGGGGTATTCAATGGGTGCCGCAATTGCCTTTGAAGTAGTCAAAGAACTCGAAAAACAGTACGATGCCATCGAATTAGTTTTGGTAGACAGACCGATTTCGATCATCGGACTCCAGGACAACGAGGAAGATATTGATGCACAGGCCGATTGGCTGCTTAAGGAATATCAGAAGATTACAGGCTTGAGCACAGACCAGAAAGCGAGTGTTTTATCTTTTCTGAAAAACAATTTGCTCCTTGACAACCAATACAGCCTTCAGGGGAAAATTTCGAGTGCGATACATGTCCTTGAATCGGGTGAAAACGAATTGAGAAGTAACATGCACAATTGGAAAGAGTATACAACTGGCGAATTAACGCATCATTACCTGTCGGGTACACACTGGGAAGCCTTTAGCGAGAAAAATTTTGACAAGTATGTTGAAATCTTCAAAAATAGCATTCAGAAAACAAGCATAGAAACCAACTAA
- a CDS encoding FAD-binding oxidoreductase produces MTGCQTDIINAIIQIVGREYVLTNAERLYNYSRDCTSDEEKIPSAVILPKDEKEISKILKICNETKTSITVRGGGTGVSRGALSETNGLILSLERLNKIIEINKIDRTVTAESGVITQDLRTAVLNEGLNFPQNISSANACFIGGNIAVSSGSPKSLKYGTTKDYVINLEIVLPDGTIIWTGKNVTKNATGYNLTQLFTGSEGTLGIITKVVLKLVPPAKELLLMIPFSKIEKLFECVQQFFAKGYEASSIEFIDQTGVKLASEFLDKKQWNHETTKGLLWIELEGTASDKLMEQAIQISEFIADYTQEEISMADTQNGVKALWEMRSKVGEAVIHHVFFRDIDIVVPRSKIDEMYRSIAGIAKKYDFEYTVFGHVGNGNFHVNIFQDKQTSKKEWEDQLAIWVKAIFLKALELGGTISGEHGIGKINLPYLEEAMSHHHINIMKDIKALFDKNSIIN; encoded by the coding sequence ATGACAGGTTGCCAGACAGATATTATAAATGCTATAATTCAGATAGTGGGACGTGAGTATGTACTCACCAATGCTGAACGATTATACAATTATTCCAGAGACTGTACTTCTGATGAAGAGAAAATACCTTCGGCAGTAATCCTTCCGAAAGACGAAAAAGAGATTTCAAAAATCCTTAAAATCTGTAATGAAACAAAGACCAGTATCACCGTGAGAGGCGGTGGTACAGGAGTCAGCAGAGGTGCATTGTCTGAAACGAATGGTCTGATACTTTCGCTGGAACGTTTAAATAAAATTATCGAAATCAATAAAATAGACAGGACTGTTACAGCAGAGTCAGGAGTCATCACTCAGGATTTACGTACTGCGGTATTAAACGAAGGTTTGAATTTTCCGCAAAACATCAGCAGTGCCAATGCCTGTTTTATTGGCGGTAATATAGCCGTATCTAGTGGCAGCCCAAAATCATTGAAATACGGCACGACTAAAGATTACGTAATCAATCTTGAAATTGTTTTGCCCGACGGAACCATTATTTGGACAGGAAAAAATGTAACTAAAAACGCAACCGGTTATAACCTGACCCAACTGTTTACCGGAAGCGAAGGAACGCTGGGTATCATTACCAAAGTAGTCTTAAAATTAGTCCCTCCTGCAAAAGAACTGCTTTTGATGATTCCTTTTTCTAAAATAGAAAAGCTGTTTGAATGCGTGCAGCAATTTTTTGCAAAAGGATATGAGGCTTCAAGTATCGAATTTATTGACCAGACCGGAGTAAAGCTGGCTTCGGAATTTCTCGATAAAAAACAATGGAATCACGAGACTACTAAAGGTCTTTTATGGATCGAACTGGAAGGAACCGCTTCCGATAAACTAATGGAACAAGCCATTCAGATTAGCGAATTTATCGCGGACTATACCCAGGAAGAAATCAGTATGGCAGATACCCAAAATGGCGTGAAAGCGTTATGGGAAATGCGCTCTAAAGTGGGAGAAGCCGTCATACATCACGTGTTTTTTAGAGACATAGACATTGTGGTACCCCGTTCTAAAATTGATGAAATGTACCGCTCAATTGCCGGGATTGCAAAAAAGTATGATTTCGAATACACCGTTTTTGGACATGTAGGCAATGGAAATTTTCATGTAAATATTTTTCAAGACAAACAAACCAGTAAAAAAGAGTGGGAAGATCAGCTGGCGATTTGGGTGAAAGCCATTTTCTTAAAAGCGCTGGAACTGGGAGGCACAATATCAGGAGAGCACGGCATAGGAAAAATTAACCTTCCCTATTTAGAAGAAGCCATGTCGCACCACCATATCAATATCATGAAGGATATCAAGGCATTATTTGATAAAAATAGTATAATCAATTAA